One window of Cherax quadricarinatus isolate ZL_2023a unplaced genomic scaffold, ASM3850222v1 Contig1103, whole genome shotgun sequence genomic DNA carries:
- the LOC138851592 gene encoding LOW QUALITY PROTEIN: BLOC-1-related complex subunit 8 homolog (The sequence of the model RefSeq protein was modified relative to this genomic sequence to represent the inferred CDS: substituted 2 bases at 2 genomic stop codons) yields MATMSPPYPPNDPDLEIKVKKALERVSENIHISANEPSLAVYRLQEHVRRALPPTVTRRQHVTALHSQLQGACYDVEYALGAVRVMKDASEKFTSLQELLKSAIFHRQQLKYEQTRRXHXRNCMIKQREPSMYKRLSSHITSIDLPDLPDLPDAFRETASRVESALQHARSSYESHTRKEKEKGDKKDGDKSEKKENENIDDKEKNEDSS; encoded by the exons ATGGCCACAATGTCTCCTCCATATCCTCCTAATGATCCTGATTTGGAAATTAAAGTTAAAAAAGCCTTGGAGCGTGTCAGTGAAAATATTCACATATCAGCCAATGAGCCTTCATTGGCAGTCTATCGACTGCAGGAGCACGTGCGTCGTGCACTGCCTCCTACTGTTACCCGTCGTCAACATGTCACTGCACTCCATTCACAGCTACAAGGAGCTTGTTATGATGTGGAGTATGCTTTAGGTGCTGTTCGAGTAATGAAGGATGCCAGTGAAAAATTTACTTCACTGCAGGAGCTCTTGAAGAGTGCCATATTTCATCGTCAGCAGCTGAAATATGAACAGACACGCAGATGACACTGAAGAA ATTGTATGATAAAGCAACGGGAGCCGAGCATGTACAAGCGCCTCTCTTCCCACATCACTTCCATCGACCTTCCTGACCTTCCCGACCTACCGGATGCTTTCAGGGAAACTGCCTCTCGTGTTGAGTCAGCCCTTCAACATGCCAGAAGCTCATATGAGAGTCACACTCGCAAGGAAAAGGAGAAAGGAGATAAGAAAGATGGAGATAAATCTGAAAAGAAAGAGAATGAGAACATTGATGATAAGGAAAAGAATGAGGACTCCAGTTAG